In one Streptomyces sp. NBC_01288 genomic region, the following are encoded:
- a CDS encoding M56 family metallopeptidase gives MLISVYVPLLTTMVLAVFAPRAARLLAPRPAAWSLASAALVASLGWLGSLALLAFAGLVQIPEVAEEGRWSVAAVRASDPVYLTVAGAAALALLASVTGLTVAATRQLRHLRWARRECRLLPGDTELAVLDTESPEAFALPGAPGRIVVSSGMLRCLGDREREALLAHERAHLRDRHHLFQTLWRLSAAVNPLLRPLSNAGGFVLERWADEEAAMRVGDRTVVAHAVGRAALATSANRSRPVLAATGGAVPQRVRALLAPPPPRRALPFVAGAALLVVCCVSLADAATDSEDMIETAQRAACVTAQAAATSTPPTLPTPPHGVCGEHGEPDGPVRHR, from the coding sequence GTGCTGATCAGCGTGTACGTCCCCCTTCTGACCACCATGGTCCTCGCGGTGTTCGCACCCCGCGCCGCCCGCCTGCTCGCTCCGCGCCCGGCCGCCTGGTCCCTGGCCTCCGCCGCGCTGGTGGCGTCGCTCGGCTGGCTGGGTTCACTGGCGCTGCTCGCGTTCGCCGGACTGGTCCAGATCCCCGAGGTCGCCGAGGAGGGCCGGTGGTCGGTCGCGGCCGTGCGCGCCTCCGACCCGGTCTACCTCACCGTCGCCGGGGCCGCCGCCCTCGCCCTCCTCGCGTCCGTCACGGGCCTCACCGTCGCCGCGACACGTCAGCTACGGCACCTGCGCTGGGCCCGCCGCGAATGCCGACTCCTGCCCGGCGACACGGAGTTGGCCGTCCTGGACACCGAGTCGCCGGAGGCGTTCGCACTACCGGGAGCACCCGGACGGATCGTGGTGTCGAGCGGGATGCTGCGCTGCCTCGGCGACCGCGAACGCGAGGCACTTCTCGCCCACGAGCGGGCACACCTGCGCGACCGCCACCATCTCTTCCAGACCCTCTGGCGCCTCTCCGCCGCCGTGAATCCGCTCCTACGACCGCTGTCCAACGCGGGCGGCTTCGTCCTGGAGCGCTGGGCCGACGAGGAGGCCGCGATGCGCGTCGGCGATCGTACGGTCGTCGCCCATGCCGTGGGCCGGGCCGCGCTCGCCACCTCGGCGAACCGTTCCCGCCCGGTGCTCGCCGCGACCGGCGGAGCGGTGCCGCAGCGGGTCCGGGCGCTGCTCGCCCCTCCTCCCCCGCGCCGGGCCCTGCCGTTCGTCGCGGGCGCCGCGCTGCTCGTCGTGTGCTGCGTGAGCCTGGCCGACGCCGCGACCGACAGCGAGGACATGATCGAGACGGCGCAGCGGGCGGCGTGCGTGACGGCTCAGGCGGCGGCCACGTCGACGCCGCCGACCCTGCCGACCCCACCGCACGGGGTGTGCGGCGAACACGGAGAACCGGACGGGCCCGTCCGGCACCGCTGA
- a CDS encoding polysaccharide deacetylase family protein — MTATRLLRTTARVALPALPILAAAYAAPVLSTYGPLRNRVMPRLAGRGRPDHVALTFDDGPDPLSTPLFLRLLDERRVHATFFLLGNQAVRAPGLVREMAAAGHEIAVHGWLHRPLLLRGPRATHDDLTRARDTVGDLIGRAPRLFRPPYGVMSTAAHLAARRLELTPVLWTAWGEDWRARATPESVHRTVTEDLRGGGTVLLHDSDCTSAPGSWRATLGAVPRILDTCAQRGLFVGPLREHAVDPL; from the coding sequence ATGACAGCCACCCGCCTCCTCCGCACGACCGCCCGCGTCGCGCTCCCCGCACTCCCGATCCTCGCCGCCGCGTACGCCGCCCCCGTCCTCTCCACCTACGGCCCGCTGCGCAACCGCGTCATGCCCCGCCTCGCCGGTCGCGGTCGGCCGGACCACGTGGCGCTCACCTTCGACGACGGGCCGGACCCGCTGTCAACTCCGTTGTTCCTACGGCTGCTTGACGAGCGCCGGGTCCACGCCACGTTCTTCCTCCTCGGCAACCAAGCCGTACGCGCCCCCGGCCTGGTACGCGAGATGGCCGCCGCCGGACACGAGATCGCCGTTCACGGCTGGCTGCACCGGCCGCTGCTGCTGCGCGGTCCCCGCGCCACCCACGACGATCTGACCCGCGCCCGCGACACCGTCGGCGACCTCATCGGGCGCGCGCCACGGCTCTTCCGGCCGCCCTACGGCGTGATGTCGACCGCCGCCCACCTCGCGGCCCGCCGCCTGGAGCTCACGCCGGTGCTGTGGACGGCCTGGGGCGAGGACTGGCGGGCGCGTGCCACACCCGAGTCGGTCCACCGGACGGTCACCGAGGACCTGCGCGGCGGCGGCACCGTCCTGCTGCACGACTCCGACTGCACCTCGGCGCCCGGCAGTTGGCGCGCCACCCTCGGCGCGGTGCCCCGCATCCTCGACACCTGCGCGCAGCGGGGCCTGTTCGTGGGCCCACTGCGGGAGCATGCTGTGGATCCGCTCTGA
- a CDS encoding carboxylesterase/lipase family protein, with product MLSNAMNRRTFLNGSLTVAATAALVGAGTSADAADPTTSGTPLTGPLRIDTGRVSGVASLVPGVTVFKGLPYAATTAGANRWRPPQRATSWTGVRVADTFGDICPQQLMGSASVTMSEDCLNLNVWTGAASSREKRPVLVWIYGGRFTGGYASDPGFDGAGLAAKGLVVVTLNYRTGVFGFLSTPELSAESGHQASGNYGLLDQISALRWVRRNISAFGGDPDRVTIAGQSAGGASVMHLIYSPLAKGLFQGAISESGGARATGDPEIAALAASYRTPETAESQGTAYAEALGTTSLTALRALDSTKLMAGQNASDTTVSGPVNGNPPEFRPVLDGWVKPWTYEQALAGGHLNDVPVLAGGNKDENGASPAPTVKLADYLSTAEKEYGTLADEFLKLYPATTDTEAGQARNASAREGSRVSANLWAAEWGETAKSPVFTYYWEHVPPTATGANSRGAYHGSEINYVFDNLYATNLPWTDADRTVADTLSDYVVNFVTHGDPNSRGLTRWPAANHRFATTMELGDRFGPLALADAAKVDFFERFFASQKPW from the coding sequence ATGCTTTCGAACGCCATGAACCGTCGGACCTTCCTCAACGGGTCGCTGACCGTCGCCGCGACGGCCGCACTCGTCGGTGCGGGAACGAGCGCCGACGCGGCGGACCCCACGACCTCAGGAACCCCACTCACCGGCCCGCTCCGCATCGACACCGGCCGCGTGTCCGGCGTGGCCTCCCTCGTCCCCGGCGTCACCGTGTTCAAGGGGCTGCCGTACGCGGCGACCACGGCGGGCGCCAACCGCTGGCGTCCGCCGCAGCGGGCGACATCCTGGACCGGCGTGCGCGTCGCGGACACCTTCGGGGACATCTGCCCCCAGCAGCTGATGGGTTCGGCCTCGGTCACCATGAGCGAGGACTGCCTCAACCTCAACGTCTGGACCGGCGCGGCGAGTTCACGCGAGAAGCGCCCGGTCCTGGTCTGGATCTACGGCGGCCGGTTCACCGGCGGCTACGCCTCCGACCCGGGCTTCGACGGCGCGGGCCTCGCCGCCAAGGGCCTGGTCGTGGTGACCCTCAACTACCGCACCGGCGTGTTCGGTTTCCTCTCCACCCCCGAACTCAGCGCGGAGTCCGGACACCAGGCGTCCGGCAACTACGGTCTACTGGACCAGATTTCGGCCCTGCGCTGGGTACGGCGCAACATCTCCGCGTTCGGCGGCGACCCGGACCGCGTGACGATCGCAGGCCAGTCCGCGGGCGGCGCCTCGGTGATGCACCTCATCTACTCCCCGCTCGCCAAGGGCCTGTTCCAGGGCGCGATCTCCGAGAGCGGCGGCGCCCGAGCCACCGGCGACCCCGAGATCGCGGCGCTGGCAGCGTCGTACCGCACGCCGGAAACGGCGGAGAGCCAGGGCACCGCGTACGCCGAAGCACTCGGCACCACTTCGCTGACCGCTCTCCGGGCCCTGGACAGCACCAAGTTGATGGCGGGTCAGAACGCGAGCGACACCACGGTCAGCGGACCGGTGAACGGCAACCCGCCGGAGTTCCGCCCGGTCCTTGACGGCTGGGTCAAGCCGTGGACGTACGAACAGGCCCTGGCGGGCGGCCACTTGAACGACGTGCCCGTATTGGCCGGCGGCAACAAGGACGAGAACGGCGCCTCCCCGGCCCCGACCGTGAAGCTCGCGGACTATCTGAGCACCGCGGAGAAGGAGTACGGCACGCTCGCCGACGAGTTCCTGAAGCTCTACCCCGCCACCACCGACACGGAGGCGGGCCAGGCCCGCAACGCCTCCGCCCGCGAGGGCTCGCGCGTCTCCGCGAACCTGTGGGCGGCGGAGTGGGGTGAGACGGCCAAGAGCCCGGTGTTCACGTACTACTGGGAACACGTCCCGCCGACCGCGACCGGCGCCAACTCCCGTGGGGCATACCACGGTTCGGAGATCAACTACGTCTTCGACAACCTCTACGCCACGAACCTGCCCTGGACCGACGCGGACCGCACGGTCGCCGACACCCTGTCCGACTACGTGGTGAACTTCGTGACCCACGGCGACCCGAACAGCCGCGGCCTCACCCGCTGGCCCGCGGCGAACCACCGCTTCGCGACCACGATGGAACTCGGCGACCGGTTCGGCCCGCTCGCCCTCGCGGACGCGGCCAAGGTGGACTTCTTCGAGCGGTTCTTCGCGAGCCAGAAGCCCTGGTGA
- a CDS encoding glycosyltransferase has protein sequence MPHLGNTVRRPSSAERVVIVSASVGAGHDGAAAELERRLVAAGLTVDRFDLLDVLPARLGRLVRDGYHRMLVRAPWAYQRIYSSTERAGGGGAVARALLRSAEERLLRALPADTGAVVSTYPGSSRVLGNLRLDGRLAVPVLTYLTDFSVHPLWVADGVDVHLALHAVPAAQARAAGARDVRVCGPVADPRFRPADAPERAAARARFGLPPTAALALLVAGSWGVGPVREVARDLRDCGAAVPLVVCGRNETLADQLRADGIEHVHGWVDDMPGLMHAADVLVQNAGGLTSLEAFATGLPVASYGCIPGHGLTNAAALDEAGVAAWIRDPAQLKHELGELIDGPRGLLQREAGLTLFADESLGPHRGPAEETARICRAGIGPAAPTTTRSTARLTAQPATPPSAPLTVPPIARRVGRPAAVRLATTTVLACAVWAGAVGTAVATTEGGPRLMHAIGHGLDLDDLGHAHHADHVSHGGYAKGRHA, from the coding sequence ATGCCCCACCTCGGAAACACGGTGCGCCGTCCGTCGTCGGCCGAGCGTGTCGTGATCGTCTCGGCGAGCGTCGGCGCCGGTCACGACGGCGCCGCCGCCGAACTGGAGCGGCGGCTGGTGGCGGCCGGTCTCACGGTCGACCGGTTCGACCTGCTGGACGTGCTGCCCGCCCGGCTCGGCCGGCTCGTGCGGGACGGCTACCACCGCATGCTCGTCCGGGCGCCGTGGGCCTACCAGCGGATCTACAGCAGCACCGAGCGCGCAGGGGGCGGCGGCGCTGTCGCGAGGGCGCTGCTCCGCTCCGCCGAGGAACGGCTGCTGCGCGCCCTGCCCGCCGACACGGGCGCCGTCGTGTCGACCTACCCGGGCTCGAGCCGGGTCCTGGGCAACCTGCGGCTCGACGGCCGACTGGCCGTGCCCGTCCTCACCTACCTCACCGACTTCTCGGTGCACCCGCTGTGGGTGGCCGACGGCGTCGACGTCCACCTCGCGCTGCACGCCGTGCCCGCCGCACAGGCCCGGGCCGCCGGTGCGCGCGACGTCCGCGTCTGCGGCCCGGTCGCCGACCCGCGCTTCCGTCCCGCGGACGCGCCGGAACGCGCCGCGGCCCGGGCCCGCTTCGGTCTGCCGCCAACTGCCGCACTGGCTTTGCTGGTTGCCGGTTCCTGGGGCGTGGGACCGGTCCGGGAGGTCGCCCGGGACCTGCGCGACTGCGGCGCGGCCGTACCGCTCGTGGTCTGCGGCCGCAACGAGACACTGGCCGACCAGCTCCGCGCGGACGGCATCGAACACGTCCACGGCTGGGTCGACGACATGCCCGGCCTGATGCACGCCGCCGACGTCCTGGTGCAGAACGCCGGCGGCCTGACCTCCCTGGAGGCCTTCGCCACCGGCCTGCCCGTCGCCAGCTACGGCTGCATACCCGGCCACGGGCTGACCAACGCGGCCGCCCTGGACGAGGCGGGCGTCGCCGCGTGGATCCGGGACCCGGCCCAACTCAAGCACGAGCTGGGCGAGTTGATCGACGGCCCGCGAGGGTTGCTGCAACGGGAGGCGGGTCTCACCCTGTTCGCGGACGAGTCGCTCGGCCCACACCGGGGCCCGGCCGAGGAGACGGCCAGGATCTGCCGGGCGGGCATCGGGCCCGCCGCCCCGACCACCACTCGGTCGACCGCGCGACTCACCGCGCAGCCCGCCACCCCGCCTTCCGCGCCACTCACCGTGCCGCCCATCGCCCGGCGGGTCGGCCGACCGGCCGCCGTGCGGCTCGCGACCACCACCGTCCTGGCGTGCGCGGTCTGGGCGGGCGCCGTCGGCACGGCGGTCGCCACGACCGAGGGCGGCCCACGCCTGATGCACGCCATCGGACACGGCCTCGACCTCGACGACCTGGGCCACGCACACCACGCGGATCACGTCTCCCACGGGGGTTACGCGAAAGGGCGCCACGCGTGA
- a CDS encoding alpha/beta hydrolase fold domain-containing protein: MTVLARPAVAALAAKSFQRLAVMADRRPSGRGSAASSHQRLPEFPRRTRELTIPTSIAPARATVYLPAGEGPPPPVHVNFHGGGYVVPLTELDDPLCRFLAAEAGVVVINVDYVVAPQHPFPAPTRQAFEVVRWIAEHGGEQGWDGERLTVGGQSAGGGLAAAVARQALEEGGPSIALQVLHYPPLDLATSAKNKRSAIAKPVLKPWMAEIFDTSYVPDPKVRADRLVSPAHPSDTADLKGIAPALIITAEYDLLKAEGIAYADRLRTAGSLAGHVDVAGADHGYDGKDDERALHTYALIARQLRDAVGNA; encoded by the coding sequence ATGACTGTTCTGGCCCGGCCTGCGGTGGCCGCCCTCGCCGCCAAGTCCTTCCAGCGTCTCGCCGTGATGGCCGACCGGCGCCCGAGCGGGCGGGGTTCCGCCGCCTCCTCGCATCAGCGGCTTCCTGAATTCCCGCGCCGGACACGGGAGTTGACGATCCCGACCAGCATCGCCCCGGCGCGGGCCACGGTGTACCTGCCGGCCGGCGAAGGGCCGCCTCCGCCGGTGCACGTGAACTTCCACGGCGGCGGCTACGTCGTCCCGCTGACGGAACTCGACGACCCGCTGTGCCGTTTCCTCGCGGCGGAGGCAGGCGTCGTCGTGATCAACGTCGACTACGTCGTCGCGCCGCAGCACCCGTTCCCGGCGCCGACCCGGCAGGCCTTCGAGGTCGTCCGGTGGATCGCCGAGCACGGCGGTGAGCAGGGCTGGGACGGGGAGCGGCTCACCGTGGGCGGGCAGAGTGCCGGGGGTGGGCTCGCTGCGGCGGTGGCCCGGCAGGCGCTGGAGGAGGGCGGGCCCTCGATCGCCCTCCAGGTGCTGCACTATCCGCCGCTGGACCTGGCGACCAGCGCCAAGAACAAGCGCTCCGCCATCGCGAAGCCCGTGTTGAAGCCCTGGATGGCCGAAATCTTCGACACGTCGTACGTCCCGGATCCGAAGGTACGGGCCGACCGGCTGGTGTCACCCGCACATCCCTCGGACACCGCGGACCTGAAGGGCATCGCCCCGGCCCTGATCATCACGGCGGAGTACGACCTCCTCAAGGCGGAGGGCATCGCCTACGCCGACCGGCTACGGACGGCGGGCTCCCTGGCCGGGCACGTCGACGTCGCCGGAGCCGACCACGGCTACGACGGCAAGGACGACGAACGGGCCCTGCACACCTATGCCCTGATCGCCCGTCAGCTGCGGGATGCCGTCGGCAACGCCTGA
- a CDS encoding MarR family winged helix-turn-helix transcriptional regulator: MSTPPIPEAPASPEVTEIERALTRITYLSTRARQHDRLMALAGVPLDRAAVALLRQVADSDPLRPGELAHRLGVEASHVTRTVQQLQKSGYVTRVPDPDDRRAQRIELTEAGRKAVSSVRDAGARGMQMALSEWSTDELQQLATLFHRMVDDFLKYSIDEDGEPEVVAPAGTV; the protein is encoded by the coding sequence ATGTCCACACCACCGATCCCCGAAGCCCCCGCCTCCCCGGAGGTGACCGAGATCGAGCGAGCCCTCACTCGGATCACCTACCTGAGCACGCGCGCCCGCCAGCACGACCGGCTGATGGCCCTCGCCGGTGTGCCCCTGGACCGCGCGGCGGTGGCGTTGCTGCGCCAGGTCGCCGACTCCGACCCGCTGCGCCCCGGGGAGCTGGCCCATCGCCTCGGGGTCGAGGCCTCGCATGTGACGCGTACGGTGCAGCAACTCCAGAAGTCCGGCTACGTCACCCGCGTGCCCGACCCCGACGACCGCCGCGCCCAGCGGATCGAGCTGACCGAGGCCGGCCGGAAGGCCGTGAGCAGTGTCCGGGACGCCGGTGCGCGCGGCATGCAAATGGCCCTCTCGGAGTGGTCGACGGACGAACTGCAGCAACTGGCAACGCTGTTCCACCGCATGGTCGACGATTTCCTGAAGTACTCGATCGACGAGGACGGAGAGCCCGAGGTCGTGGCACCGGCCGGCACGGTCTGA
- a CDS encoding NAD(P)H-dependent amine dehydrogenase family protein: MTEPLRHGVQRYRVVQWATGNIGARTMRAVLEHPNLTLAGVYVHTPAKAGLDAGELSADRLGATGILATHDIDEILALGADCVLYTPRTCDFDEVCALLSSGVNVVSTRGEFHHPPSLDPVTRKRIEDACERGGTSVYSTGSSPGFITEALPLTLTSIQRRLDALTIDEFADLSQRDSPGLLFEVMGFGRPPAAFGEQRLAGLRDSFGPSLRLLAEALSTPLDSVEAVGEVATARHTTRIAAGTLPAGTVAAQRITVSGLREGQPLLRFRANWYCTTDLDPGWDLRATGWHVAVEGDAPLDVDLRFPVPLDRMAAMSPSYTANRAVNAVPFVCAAAPGIRTTADLPQIVADLG, translated from the coding sequence ATGACCGAGCCGCTACGGCATGGAGTGCAGCGCTACCGGGTCGTGCAGTGGGCCACCGGGAACATCGGCGCCCGCACGATGCGTGCCGTACTGGAGCATCCGAACCTGACCTTGGCCGGGGTGTATGTCCACACCCCGGCCAAAGCAGGTCTGGACGCAGGCGAGTTGAGCGCGGACAGGCTCGGCGCCACGGGGATCCTCGCAACGCACGACATCGACGAGATCCTGGCGCTCGGCGCCGACTGCGTCCTCTACACCCCACGCACCTGCGACTTCGACGAGGTGTGCGCGCTGCTCTCGTCAGGCGTGAACGTCGTGTCCACGCGCGGCGAGTTCCATCACCCGCCCAGCCTGGACCCGGTCACACGGAAGCGGATCGAGGACGCGTGCGAGCGGGGCGGGACCTCGGTGTACAGCACGGGCAGCAGTCCCGGGTTCATCACGGAGGCGCTGCCACTCACGCTCACCTCGATCCAGCGGCGGCTCGACGCGCTGACGATCGACGAGTTCGCGGATCTCTCCCAACGGGACTCCCCCGGGCTGCTGTTCGAGGTGATGGGCTTCGGCCGACCCCCTGCCGCATTCGGCGAACAGCGCCTGGCCGGACTGCGCGACAGCTTCGGCCCGTCGTTGCGGCTGCTCGCCGAGGCCCTCTCGACACCGCTCGACTCGGTGGAGGCGGTCGGCGAGGTAGCAACTGCCCGCCATACCACCCGAATCGCCGCGGGCACACTGCCCGCGGGCACCGTAGCCGCGCAGCGGATCACCGTGTCCGGCCTACGCGAAGGCCAACCCCTGCTGCGGTTCCGCGCCAACTGGTACTGCACCACCGACCTCGACCCCGGCTGGGATCTCCGCGCGACCGGCTGGCATGTCGCGGTCGAGGGGGACGCGCCGCTCGACGTCGACCTGCGGTTCCCGGTGCCGCTCGACCGGATGGCGGCGATGTCCCCGTCGTACACCGCGAACCGTGCGGTGAACGCCGTGCCGTTCGTCTGCGCGGCGGCCCCCGGAATCCGCACCACGGCCGACCTTCCGCAGATCGTCGCCGACCTCGGGTGA
- a CDS encoding BlaI/MecI/CopY family transcriptional regulator, with the protein MHDRKIDEPGATSGRRARGELESGVLAALYGADEPQTARQVKDRLPGDLAYTTVLTILSRLHDKGMLVRQRAGRGYAYAPARDEATHTAERMRSLLEHGTDREAVLTRFVSELSEQDEQLLQRLLSGHDGPHPTGHTDEGP; encoded by the coding sequence GTGCACGACCGGAAGATCGACGAGCCCGGCGCGACGTCCGGCAGGCGGGCGCGCGGTGAGCTGGAGAGCGGCGTTCTCGCCGCCCTCTACGGGGCCGACGAACCGCAGACCGCACGCCAGGTCAAGGACCGGCTGCCCGGGGACCTCGCGTACACGACCGTGCTGACGATCCTGTCCCGCCTGCACGACAAGGGGATGCTCGTCCGGCAGCGCGCGGGCCGCGGGTACGCGTACGCGCCGGCCCGCGACGAGGCGACCCACACCGCGGAACGGATGCGCTCACTGCTGGAGCACGGCACCGACCGCGAGGCGGTACTCACCCGCTTCGTCTCCGAACTCTCCGAGCAGGACGAGCAATTGCTACAGCGACTGCTCTCCGGGCACGACGGGCCGCACCCCACCGGCCACACCGACGAAGGACCGTGA